In Panicum virgatum strain AP13 chromosome 5K, P.virgatum_v5, whole genome shotgun sequence, the genomic window ACAGTGTTCAGTGCATGTTTTCATCCTGGTAATATTTGAGCATAGGCTGTAAGAAATAAAATGGTATTATATTTTGTGCAGGTATATCTGTTCTTTGTTTAACCCTGGAAGAAACCTAGCTGAGGATGACCTCTCACCTAAAAGCCGAAGGATCGAGATACACGAGGTACACACCTGTGCCTTGTCGATATGATATCACCTTGCCATTTGCTTCTTGCTTATGTATCCAGCAAAGTTAATTTGTCTTTTATGCAGAGGTAAAAGCTTAGTTTTCTACATACTATCGCCAATGTTGCAGAGATCTGTTAGgaaaccttttcctttttttttgggagCAAGGTAAGAGGCTAAGAGCACTGCTAATTTCATTAAGAGAGGAAAAGTATTTTTTTCGAAACAAAAGAGGAAAAGTTTTTTTCGAAGCAAGAAAGGAAAAGTTTTTTTACAGAGTCTTTTAACTATTTATGGCCTGAGAAGAAAACCAGACCACCAAGTAGCTAACAAGAATGATGACAAGCTAAACATCAGACAACTTCTAATCTGCCAGAAACCAACCATCATTTCTTTAGCACAGCTTGCTGGTTGGTGATGAGCAACCGAGTTCCTACTGGATGGGAAGAACGACCTGTTGGTGATCAAGCTCCTGGCAATGAAAATTCCTTTGTACATCCGAGATGGTGTTCACATCATAAGAGAAGTGAGAACCTCCTTTGTACATCCGAGATAACTGATAAGTAGGTGCACGTGCACCTCTGATCAGTCAGCTGCTCAAATTGATCTAGAATCAGCAACAGCAATTCTATTGTGACCTGGTCTGTGGAATCAAATGGTAGTAGTGCCTTGCTTCAGGCATAAGCATAGTGCACCAAAATGGCAAGATTAGGTTTCTGCCTTGTTTTGTCAAGATTTCTAGTCATATAATGTAGCCACGATTTGCCTAGACACTGAAGAAATTGTAGCAGAACCAGTAAATGACATCCAAGAGTCCTTATTTACAACGTGCTTAGTTTGGTTGTCATAACTCATAAGCCGAACAACCTGGCATGTAATCGCCCGAGAAAATCCGTTGGTAGCCACTAGCCAGCCAGCGCGTGGAAGCAGCGACATGCCAAATAGTTACCGACTGACGAGAGATCCTCCAGAGTGATGCCTCCAAGCTCCAACAGTCAAGCTGTGTGAGTCTGtgacaagcatttttggcgtcCATATGAAAGACAAGTTCAAGAGAAGTAACTAGCATTCAAACGATTAGTCAATTATTTTAAAAGAAACATCAATCGATATGCAAAGGTTCTGATGACAGAATCAATCATTGGCACGACAAATGATACATAGGCAAGTGCTCTGTTCGggtggctgtggctggtggctagtTGTTCGggtggctgtggctggtggctagtgctgatttCGTGTGAAGGAAAAACATTGTTCCTGATTGTTAGCAGAACAGAGTGAAGATTGGCCAAGAAGTCATTTCCCTGCTTTCCTGCCGGTCCAGAAAAGAGAATGCAAGTCGACCTCTCCAGTTTCAGTTCAAAAAGGGAAATTTGGAGTAGGTCCAATTGACGTAGGTTAGGTCGCGCCTTCTCCCCTATCAAGGCCGAATTTGGAGTTGGTGTTAGGAAGGCCCAAAAGGCTAGAGCCCAAGTCGCTTCGATCAGTCGAGCACCTCTTCGACTTCGTCCTCCCAGAAATAGCGTtccggcgcccgccgccgccgccgccgccccgtctcGCCATCCCaccgatcccccccccccccccccccttgctcCCCCATCCCATGGCCCTCGCGTTCGCATCTcacgcgcgccgcctcctcctcgccggcggtggggctCCGGCGAGAGCGTTCCACGCCCAGCCCTACCAAGGTACacgccctctcctcctccgcctccttgaTCTCGTGGCGCTTCTTTTCTGGTGACTGGAGTTGGATTCCTGCGGGACGCAGCCAAGGTAGGCGTGGTGGAGTTCCTGAACGGCGTGGGGAAGGGGGTGGAGACGCACGCCGCGAAGCTGGAGGAGGCAATGGGCGGCGACCTCCAGAGGCTCCTCGAGGCCCGCACGCTAAGGCTCAAGAAGCTCGGCATCCCCTGCAAGCATGTAAGTCGCTAATTAATTTACTTCGTGTTAGTGCCTTGGTTTTTTGAGCATTTCGTCATGAGGACATAGGCATTGCCGCATTGGTCGGATTTTGTTGTCTTGTGTTGTGATGCTTCAGTAGAATCCTTGGATTGTTGCATCCGCTCTGAATTTTTTAGATCATTGTCAAATGTTTGTGAGGAGTGTTACTGCAGTGTTTTCTGGTTGAGATGTGTAGCACTTTTCTCCATATACCCAGGTTGGCAAAAATGCTAGGTAATTTTCATGTTTAGAGGTGAACTTGTCATGCTTTCAGGATAAATTGGCTAGGGCCGGTTCTAGTGGTTCATTTTGTTCCAATGGTGTGTCCCCTTGATTGTATATTCTATACCTAGTGATTTTCATGCTATGGAAATTAAAAAAACCTTGCTTCAGTAATTCTCATTGGTGGATTGTATTATTCTATATCTTAACATCATCCAGAACTTGTAGTGAATACTCAATGGTGAATGGAAATGTGATAACTTGTTGCGATTTCTTATCACCAAGAGTGGATTTTTTGGGTTGAAGTTCTCCACTTAGTTTTTTAGTTAGTATTTTTATGCACTTTTGTGATTGCTATGATCTCGAGAGGGCACAGGACCCAAATTTTGTATTCAAGAATGTTGTAAGGAATATATGAATGCCATGCTTTGTAGTTGTACTGTCACTTCGAGCTGAATATTCGTTCATGTGGATGTCCATTACCATGACCAGTCTGGGAATGCATAATGATAGTTTTGAAGCGCAGTTCAATGTCACGGTCTGGGAATTTTCCATGCATTTTGTTTGAGGCAATAGGGACTTAAACTAGAATTTGAAAGCCACCATCAAGGCATCAGCATTCAGCAATATTTTGGATTGAAGGAGTTCTAAACCAGGCAGAAGCCATTTTTGCGCTCACTTTTAACTGCAAGGAAAACGCCTGATAGCTTTAGTCGGTTAAATTCTTGCATACTGAATTCTGTGGAGCGTTCCTTTGTTCTTTTTTAAGGTTGTTTCCTAGGAAATGGTCTACTGATACTCGAAAAGAATGGAAATCCACTACTTTATAGGTTAGTCGATGAATAGTGTGAGTGATGttctgagtatatcatctacaACTGTATGTGTGCCTACTGAGTTTTTGGTTTAGTACACATATTGAGTTTTAGTTCTATAAATGCTAATTATACGTTTTTATTCGGTTGGGATAGTATTTAGAGAAAACAATGTTTGTCCTCCTCTCTAGTGGTTTTTGTACATAGTTTTCTAATTTGTGAAAACCAGGTAGAAGTTAGTTTCCATAGAGAAACCATTATTCGAGTTCAGGAAATATAGCTTTTAATGTCCAAGTTTGGTACTACCTATATGTCTAACTAAACTATGATTTGGCAGCTAGGCTGTTAATCAAGTTAACCAAATCTTGTTTTACTTGAACCCAACATTGAAAGAAAATCTAGTTGACCTCTTGTTAACTGCTTATTTCTATTTGGAACATTTACTATGGGTCAAGACGTGAGGTCTCGATCACAAGCAGTCTTTTCTTGATTGGATAGTGTTTAGCTGTTTACTTCTCTAATATTGTTCTTAGCTTATCCAAATTCTTAATTTATTATATATCTGATTCCCCTCCTACAATGCAGAGGAAGTTGATCTTGAGTTTTGCTCAGAAGTATCGTCTTGGTCTCTGGAAGCCCCGAGCAGAACCAAGGAAAGTTGAATGAAGTTGGTTTGTTCTTGAAATGCCCACATTAAAACAATCAGCTGTTGTTGGCCCCAAGCATGTTTGAGACATTGATTAGTTGCTTTGTACTTCGACGGCCACAATCTTTGTTCTCTGCCCATGCTCATTTGCAACCATTGCGTAAAATCtgggaaaaaaaaactacctGTGGTGTTGTTTTGCACTTTTTGTAACAAGCCTTACCAATAATAGACTCAATCCCCGTAGTTTCTCACTTCATTTGGCATTTCCTTTACCAACAACATTGGCGTTTTGTGAGTGTACTTTAAACAAATTGAACGTGTTCAAGAGTTGGATCAGACAGTTCCATCACTGTTCATTTTCTGAAACCAAATACCGAAGCACCCATCAAATTGTGGGGGCAAACGAAGAGACATCACTGTCCAATTGGCCATTAGACTTGTCAATCATCATTTATGTAAACAAATCATATAATCAATGTGAAGGTCCGAACATTTTGGGAAAATTGGACGTGTTGAAGCACAAGTGGTGTTTGGTTTCCGAGGGCTAATCACGTCAAAGAGTAGTATTatttaagagtattaaataaaaatctaattgcaaaactaattgcagaacctCTGTGCCAATTGGAGAGAATCTAATGATAGAATCTAATTATAACATAGggttagattcgtcttgcgaattAGCACCCATTTGtataaaaaagttttataattagattttatttaataattttaAATAGCAATATTATCTTTAACGTGACTGTGGAAAGGGCTTGAAAGTGCTTGTTTGGGACGCGACAACTTCAACTAATCCAGTGACAgtccatcaaaaataaataaaggaaaaaaaaaacaggcagCTTTCAGGCGTTGGCAGGCACACGGACCCTTCTCTTTATTTCGGCGCGGCATTAGCAGTTGGTAGAGTCATGGCAGCTATGAAAGGATACAAATGCACGTTTCATTTCATCTTGCATAGcagtttttattattatttcccGAGGGTCGAACAATCATAAAGTTTTTTCTGATAACTGATTCTTCGTAACTAGGATAGGGCATAATAACACAATACTTCACAATTAACATTTCTTTATTCCCCATCTCAAAGAAAAAACATTTCTTTACTCCCACTGCTTGGGTTGGGAGTCAACTAGGAGCCCCTTTGGCAAGACTTCAAAACCAGCTCCAAATCCGGCTCCACGCAAAGCCCTGGCATATGGGATGCTCCATGACGGCTGTATTGGAGAAGCCCCTGGAAAAAAAACtatttcgagctcaacgatcGAAAAGTGACTCCACGCGACTCCTCCAcctgccccccccccaccccatgGGTGGCGCGAATGGAGGTAGTCGAACTCTTCGCGTGATCCGCCTCCTCGCGGTGTTTGGCCGCCGCTCCTTGGCCAGCCTCGCGAGCTGCTAGAGATCGACAGCCGGAACCTGAGGCGAGGCGGGCGGTTGTAGCAGGCCGAGCAGCCATGGGAGCCCGAGGAGGTCAGGCGGCTGCAGGAGCCCATGGCGCAAGTCACCGAGACGCTACGAGGGTTCTCTCGTTGTCATGTCATTGTAATTCTTTTCTTCTTAGTGAAAAATATGCTCAGGCGTGATCTCGAAAAGGTACTGAGGAAAAGTAATTTGCGACACTATATTTGTCAATTGCTGTAGAAGATAAATATCTTCTTAAAAACTATTAGAAACAAACGTATTGGTCAACTTTTGTACATTAATTAACGCGTATATAATTTGGCTCATGGTTGgacaaaatttaaaaattcacttttgaaaataaaaatgtGCCTTACATTAATAGACCCCATGGAGTACTTTTATTTAGGTAAATCCAGCCTAGAAATTTTCAGTAGCATAAACCTCTGACCGGAGTACATGTTCGGCTGTTCGACATCTTATTCGCTTGCTTGGAGGACGGAAGTCGACTAGTAAATCCGGAAGTGGTCGAGGTGGCTCTTCCGTCCGTCGAGCTTCGCCGAGAAGAAACGCCTCATGAACTCCGCGTAGCCCACAGATTTGTACCGTGCTCCGCCGTCGTCTTTCTTCACGAGCTCCGGCAGAGGTTCCACCATTATGCTGTGCAGCGGCTGGTGGAACATCGCCGCCGCGATGCGCTCTTTGTCCGGCTGCACCACGGCTCGGTGCTCAACGCTCCTGTACTTCCCGTTGCTTAGGATCTGCAAGTTGCAATCGCTCACCAGTCAGCACACACTAGCTAAGTAGCTAGTACCTCCTCTTTAATTTACTTGTTATCTTGTTAAATAATGTGATCTATTACTTTTCCTAAGCACACACACCATAAGGATTAATAGGGGATAAACATAGTTAGCTGTACTTTCCTCGATTACGTCACCGACGAAGACGGTGAGCGCGCCGTCGAGAGGCTCAACGGCGAGCCACTTGCCGTCGTCCCTCCGGATCTGCAGGCCCTGCACGTCGTTGACGTGGAGCAGCAGCGTCATGGCGCAGGCGTCCGTGTGCGGCGACAGGCCAAGCACATCGCCGGCCTGCCGGCACGGAGGGTAGTAAGTCACCTTCATGGTCTGCGGCTGGCCGCCGAACAGCTCCAGGAGGCGCTCCGGCTCCACGCCCATGTCCACGGCCATGAACCGGAGCAAGCGCGACACCAccttcgccgcctccgccgagtACCGATCCACGGAGCTCCTGCAAACGTATCCGGATTCGCGGTGGACACTCTCAAATTAGCACCCTGCAGCAGATCGGAGAAACGGAgtgggccgccggcggccggccatcgGCGCACGTTATGAGTGGCGACCTGAAAGACGGAGGCTGGACGGGCCAGAAGCGCATGTCGCGGGACTCGACGGGGCGGAGCATGAGGTAGAGCATGTCGGACCAGTCCAGCTTCTGGGCCTCGGAGAAGACGAAGACCTGGCCGTACCCCTCGAGGCCGTCCGGTAGCTGCGCGTGCACCTTCCTGGCCTCGAGCGGCAGCTTGAAGAACTCGGCTATGTCCCTCTTCACGTCCCGGATCACCTCGTCCGCAACTCCATGGTTGATGAGCTGTGAGTGACTCCAACGCGAGAATTACAATTTGGAAGAATTTGGATACCAGCATGCAAGAACTTTGACAGGAAATAGATTTAATCTGTCCTCATACCTGAAAGAAACCCTGCTGGCAGGCAGAGCCGAGGTTTGCGAGCTCCTCTTCCGACGACCGCGGGTCGAGCAGCCGGCCGAGGTCGACGACCGGGACCGcgcagccgccggcgacgaccacctcggcgccggcctcctccgtcCTGACGTAGCGTGCTGGCACCTGCTCGCCTGATCCGTTCCATGTCTGAGCGAGTGCCTGCACGTTGGGCACCTGCAGATGCCCCCCTGCATTCTCGTGCGCCATTGACTGATTTGGTTCCTCTCCTTCCTGCAGCAAATCTAAATCTTTTGAACTACCGATGACTGATTTGTGTTTTGAACTACGGATGATTATGCGGGCGTGTATAGGCTAATAAGTAGGTCTCTTTCTCTCTGATGTATTTTACGTTTAAATCCTATGATCAGTCAAAGAAAGATAAGGGGAAGCATGTATGTGGGTGGGTCAAGCACTCAAGGTTCTATTATTGGCGTAATTATtaaaatatactccctccgtttcaagggaaaatgtaatcttgatgtttgaaaaagaaatcCAACTGAGAGTGCAATCCAAGAAATTGAATCTTTGCCATAAAAAAACTGAATCTCAACTACCTGTGACGTTTTAAATCACCGGCTATAGCTGTTTGAGAGAGATTTAGCTAAGTTTTTTCATGTACAATTTAGCTCTTAGCtaccgctatagcccgctatagcccgctatagccggTTATAGCCTGTTTTTGAATAAAGATAGCTAAATggcttagcccgctatttaaaacattaTACCTGCCTAATTATTAAGTTGTCAGATTTGATTTACATGCTAAAACTAACTATATATAGCCAACAAATAGGAGTATGAGAATCTTTTCACGCCATCACTAATCTATAAAAAATCAGAACTGCATTTTTATGGGACGAGGAAGTAATACCGTGGACAAAATTTACATGATTCCACTAGAGATTAAAACGAATATTACTTTCCTGGAGGGCAGGTGCAACATCGCTTTCTGACATAGGCTATCCATTCTGTATTCTGCAAGAACCATTACATGCGGCGTAGTATGGGTCTGAGTAAACAGTCAACGTTCAAACTCCAAAATTTGTCCAAACCTGATTTTCTGACAATATTTCCTAACGAAATGTCATGGCACTGGCGGAAGGCTAGGTAGGTTCAGACAACTGCGAAAGAGTATGCGGACGGACCAGGTATAATTGTACCATTATTGTCTCAGTTTCTTTTTGTATCATTGTTTCGTATTTCTCAAATCTCGTATGAGCATAGAAGTGGAAAATTCATTAGAAAAAAATCAACCTTGGCGTAGAGTGAAGGTAATGGTGGAGGTATGGCTGTAACCCACAACGCTTCAAATCAAGGTGCTCATGCTTCTTCCCGAGAAAAGGAGGAGGATTTTGCATGAAATTTTCCAGCCAAATAGGTAGACAAGCTCGTTTCATTATCAGTGGTAAACTGCTTTAGACCCTGTTTGGATCACCTAGGTCTCAACTTTAGTCCGCACTAAACTTTAGGTGACTAAACATTAGGTAACTAAACTTTCGGATCCATGGAAACTTCAGGTGGGACATATATATAGaaatatccttttttttttacccttGGATTATTATTGTGCATAGTGAGAGAGGTAGTTTGATCTTTTCGCAGTTTGCAGATTGGTTTAGTTCAAATTAGGTGAATTTTGAGGACTAATGAAAAAACATTAGTTGGGGTGGAACTAAACTTTAGTCTACACTAGCATAGTGCTTATGTATTGCTACAGATAATATAATAGACTTATGTAATACTTTAACTTTATGTTCATTCACTTCATACATAGACCGTGCTTTGATTATGTGAAACATTGATTGTCCATGTTCCTATTGAGATTTCAGTTGATTTGTTCAGGTTCCGATTAGAATTCGGATTGGTTTGTCTAGACTCTAATTAGGATTCTAATTGACGGACCAAGGAAACATTGCTtactttagaaatagtagagatagagatagagatagagattttAATCCATCTGTTTGGATCATCTAATGGACAAAACTTTAGACTTAAAAGTTTAGTCATGGATCCAAACGGGACCTTAGTAAATATTTCTATAGCTGAAGTTATTATAACTGAAAAATGTCACCAGAACACATAGACGTATTAAAAGAAACATGTTTCCTGTTATATTTATCATGCATCACAAGTGCTTTTATTTTTCAGAGTTCATCCATCAAATGATACATCATTAACCTGATAACAAGGtatccatcatcttcttcgagCAAATTAAATCCTGTAGTGGTCAAGGTGGCTCGCTCCATTATCATGCTTCGCCGAGAAGAAGTGCTTCATGAAATCCGTGTAATCCACCGATCTGTATCGCGCCCCGCTGCTGCCTTTCACGAGCTCCGGAAGAGGGCCAACCGTCGCGTTCGGGAATAGCTGGTGGAACATCGCCGCGGAGATGCGCTCTTTGTCTGGGTGCACCGTGACCCTATGCTCAACGCTTTTGTACTTGCCGTTGCTTAACATCTGCAAGTATTAATCACCATAACAAACTAGTTGATTGCTGGCACTGGCAGCGAGTAGTACAGAGAATAGCATGCATCACTACTGCAAAAACAATTTGTAGGAACaccttgattttttttagggGCAGTTCAAAATTTTACCCATTGCTACAAATGGAGAGGTACTGTAGCAACTGATCAGTGCCTTAGGCCTATTTGATCTATACTAATTATGTCTCTAATTATGTGTAATCATTTGCAAGAAAATCAACCCCATCTTAAAATTCCATTAAACATGAAATTTAGTGGGTTCGGCTTTCATATACTAAGATGCATATAATTGACTTATGAAATGGTTGCGAAGTTTGAACTTTCAAAATTAAAATCAAggttttaaatcgccggctaagACGTTTAGCGGCAGAGCTGCCGTTAAAgcatttagcgggctatagccggaatttagcgggctatagccggctttAGCGGGCTAAATGCCATAGCGGCCGCCCTCTCTAGAAGCTATAGCGgtctatagcggaagctatagtcggctatttaaaaccttgATTAAAATACACCTTAtatatatggagggagtagtatttcaaattatatcTCAGTAATCGTGAAATCAAATGCAGTACAAAGAAGAAATTTTCAATTGGCCACACTTAGAAGTCATTTTCAAGATGCAAATGTCCCACATATTAATCTTCTTATAGAGTTCTTAATTGACACACTGCCAGCACAGAAGAGGACGAGAGAGAGCACTGCATATATATTAGGCTCTACCATACTTTTCATTTGGTGTAATCTGTAGAGTTTGAAATAATGTttttgttattatttttattatccAATGGTTTGCCTACTTCTCCATTCTTTCTTTCCTATTTTTGTGATAGTCTATGTACAATATTGAAGGCCACAAAATGAATGGGTATAACATCAGGTAAAATCGTGCAAGGGAATTTCAAACTATGATTAGGCTTTTGCCTTTTTTTTCATATATGGGGCAGTTTTTGTAGTTTGAACTGACAATTGGAGGAGGGAGTCTATCTATCTGTTGATAGACTGTCACCCACAAAATCGGTCACTTTTTGTAACAACAGATTCATCCTACCATTGTAGAATACGTGTGCCAAAATCGCACCTTGTAGTTTTgaacattttatttttttactataCAGAATAATTTATTACCATAATAGTACAAATTAGTTCCGATTTCATGAAACATTTTATTTTTCTCTGCCTagagttttttattttattattagaACATTTTACTGAAATACGATAAATTTGCTAAAGAAAAAATAGCATTTCTGTTTATAATTTTTCCTGAATAATGGCTCCTGGGGAGGTATTAATTTGGACCAGTACTTGCCTCGAGTGTGTCACCGACGTTGACGATGAATGCACCCTCGAGAGGTTCAACGGCGTGCCACTTGCCATCGTCCCTTCTAATTTGCAGGCCCTGCACATCGTTGACGTGGAGCAGCAGCGTCACGGCGCAGGCGTCCGTGTGCGGCGACAGGCTGAGCACATCGCCGGCCTGCCTGCACTGCGGGTAGTAGGTCACCTTCATGGTCTGCGGCTGGCCCCCGAACTTCTCCAGGAGGCGCTCCGGCTCCACGCCCATGTCCACCGCCATCAACCGCAGCAAGGACGACGTCACCTTCGCCACCTCCGTCGAGAACCAATCCACGGAGTTCCTGCACATGCGTGAGGAATCGGAGTCAGGAAGGATAACTTCAACTGATCGAGATGGTGAGGAAAGAACAGCGGCCGGCGCACACGGCACATCTTCGTGACCTGAAGGACGGAGGCTGGGCGGGCCAGAACCTCATGCTCCGCGACTCCATGGGGCGAAGCTTGAGGTAGATCATGTCGGCCCAGTCCAGCTTCTGCGCCTCGGAGAAGACGAAGCCCTGGCCGTAGCCCTGGATGTCGTCCGGCAGCTGCGCGCACGCCTTCTTGGCTTCGAGCAGGAGCTTGAAGAACTCGGCTATGTCTCTCCTCACGTCCCGGATCACCTCTTCCGGCACGCCATGGTTGACGAGCTGCAGAACATGCCGGTGTTGAGGGTGTGCGCTGACCAACGAGAATTCCCCGTTCGGATGGAAATGATTTCACAGGAAATGAACAATCCCATTCTCGATCGCAGAAAGATTTCTGATGTTGATCTTGATAAACCGACGCCTTCACGTACCTGGAAGTAACCCCAGTGCTGACAGGCAGAGCCGAGGTTCGCGAGCTCCTCTGCCGACGACCGGGGATCGAGGAGCCTGCCGAGGTCCACGACTGGAAGCGCGCATCCGGCGACGACCTCCTCGGCGACGGCCTCCTCCGTCCTGACGTACCGGTCAGGCACCAGCTCGCCGGAGCTGTTCCAAGTCTGCGCGAGTGCCTGCACGTTAGGCACCGGCAGAAACCCACCTGTTTTTGGGTGCGCCATTGGTTGATCTTGATCTGGTTCTCTCCTTCCTTGGCTTCCTGGTGGTTGATGGTGATGATATTTCACTTGGTCTTCTTGTGCTGAATACCGAGGCCCTGAAGTACTGATGAAGTGACGAGCAATAATGATGCTGACATGTACTCCT contains:
- the LOC120706663 gene encoding 2-oxoglutarate-dependent dioxygenase 11-like codes for the protein MAHPKTGGFLPVPNVQALAQTWNSSGELVPDRYVRTEEAVAEEVVAGCALPVVDLGRLLDPRSSAEELANLGSACQHWGYFQLVNHGVPEEVIRDVRRDIAEFFKLLLEAKKACAQLPDDIQGYGQGFVFSEAQKLDWADMIYLKLRPMESRSMRFWPAQPPSFRNSVDWFSTEVAKVTSSLLRLMAVDMGVEPERLLEKFGGQPQTMKVTYYPQCRQAGDVLSLSPHTDACAVTLLLHVNDVQGLQIRRDDGKWHAVEPLEGAFIVNVGDTLEMLSNGKYKSVEHRVTVHPDKERISAAMFHQLFPNATVGPLPELVKGSSGARYRSVDYTDFMKHFFSAKHDNGASHLDHYRI
- the LOC120706661 gene encoding uncharacterized protein LOC120706661, with translation MALAFASHARRLLLAGGGAPARAFHAQPYQAKVGVVEFLNGVGKGVETHAAKLEEAMGGDLQRLLEARTLRLKKLGIPCKHRKLILSFAQKYRLGLWKPRAEPRKVE
- the LOC120706662 gene encoding 2-oxoglutarate-dependent dioxygenase 11-like, encoding MAHENAGGHLQVPNVQALAQTWNGSGEQVPARYVRTEEAGAEVVVAGGCAVPVVDLGRLLDPRSSEEELANLGSACQQGFFQLINHGVADEVIRDVKRDIAEFFKLPLEARKVHAQLPDGLEGYGQVFVFSEAQKLDWSDMLYLMLRPVESRDMRFWPVQPPSFRSSVDRYSAEAAKVVSRLLRFMAVDMGVEPERLLELFGGQPQTMKVTYYPPCRQAGDVLGLSPHTDACAMTLLLHVNDVQGLQIRRDDGKWLAVEPLDGALTVFVGDVIEILSNGKYRSVEHRAVVQPDKERIAAAMFHQPLHSIMVEPLPELVKKDDGGARYKSVGYAEFMRRFFSAKLDGRKSHLDHFRIY